A region of Beijerinckia sp. 28-YEA-48 DNA encodes the following proteins:
- a CDS encoding nuclear transport factor 2 family protein produces MSVVEAGDREAVVRAERALAEAHLSLALGVIDDLLHPDYVIVQPGGSVEAKAEVLASYRTGTRRWDKAGVDQLDVRLYDGTVVVIGRWQASGQNGAEHFDYQARFLSVWVKQNGRWQNVAYQSTEISGD; encoded by the coding sequence ATGTCGGTGGTTGAAGCAGGTGACCGCGAGGCCGTGGTCCGGGCCGAGCGCGCGCTGGCCGAGGCTCATCTCAGCCTCGCCCTGGGTGTGATCGATGACTTGCTTCACCCCGATTATGTGATCGTTCAGCCTGGCGGAAGTGTCGAAGCCAAAGCCGAAGTTCTGGCGTCCTACCGGACGGGGACGCGCCGCTGGGACAAGGCAGGTGTGGATCAGCTCGATGTTCGGCTGTACGATGGCACGGTCGTCGTCATCGGGCGATGGCAAGCCTCCGGACAAAACGGTGCGGAGCACTTTGATTACCAGGCGCGCTTTCTCTCCGTCTGGGTGAAGCAAAATGGTCGATGGCAGAATGTCGCTTATCAATCGACCGAAATTTCCGGCGATTGA
- a CDS encoding sulfatase-like hydrolase/transferase produces MSLTKRKISRRDVLKSGAAGSLALAVEGGRAAAQDSRPPNIIFIMADDMGYADLSCYGRTDYQTPNIDRLATGGMRFLQAYANSAVCSATRTALITGRYQYRLPIGLEEPLSSLGDRQVGLPPQHPTLPSLLRKAGYGTTLIGKWHLGRLPDFGPLQSGYDHFYGFRSGAVDYFTHKSGGPATDTHDLWENDVKAQDVGYLTSLLGKRAASVIDAYAKVQKPFFISLHFNAPHWPWEGPGDEAESQRLRGLAQYDAGSQKTYAEMVVALDAEVGRVLAALDANGIADNTLVVFTSDNGGERFAKTWPFSGRKTELLEGGLRIPAVVRWPRGIPAGQTSEQTIISMDWMPTFLELAKTAPDPQYPMDGMSLVRTLAGTAPVTARKFFWRYKNLEQQAMRDGDWKYLKIKNNTFLFNVVDDPMERANHKTRNPALFERMVADYAAWNATMLPVDPKSFTAGFSGADMADHFGVEPPPRPR; encoded by the coding sequence ATGAGCCTGACCAAGCGGAAGATTTCACGTCGCGATGTCTTGAAAAGCGGCGCGGCTGGCTCGCTGGCCCTGGCGGTCGAAGGCGGACGCGCCGCGGCGCAAGACAGCCGCCCGCCCAACATCATCTTCATCATGGCCGATGACATGGGCTATGCAGATCTCTCCTGCTATGGCCGCACGGACTATCAGACACCGAATATCGATAGATTGGCGACAGGCGGCATGCGCTTCCTGCAAGCCTATGCCAATTCGGCGGTCTGTTCGGCGACGCGCACCGCTTTGATCACCGGCCGCTATCAATATCGTCTGCCGATCGGCCTTGAAGAGCCGCTGTCGAGCCTGGGCGACCGCCAGGTCGGCTTGCCGCCGCAACACCCCACCCTGCCCTCGCTGCTGCGCAAGGCGGGCTATGGCACGACGCTGATCGGCAAATGGCATCTCGGCAGGTTGCCCGACTTCGGCCCGCTGCAAAGCGGCTATGATCATTTCTATGGTTTCCGCAGTGGTGCGGTCGATTATTTCACCCATAAGAGCGGTGGCCCGGCCACCGACACGCACGATCTCTGGGAGAATGATGTCAAGGCGCAGGACGTCGGCTATCTGACCTCTTTGCTCGGCAAGCGCGCCGCATCCGTCATCGATGCTTATGCGAAGGTGCAGAAGCCGTTCTTCATCAGCCTGCATTTCAACGCACCGCATTGGCCATGGGAAGGCCCCGGCGACGAGGCGGAATCGCAACGCCTCCGCGGGCTCGCCCAATATGACGCGGGATCGCAGAAGACCTATGCCGAAATGGTGGTGGCGCTCGATGCGGAGGTCGGCCGTGTGCTGGCCGCGCTCGATGCCAACGGCATTGCCGACAATACGCTTGTTGTCTTCACCAGCGACAATGGCGGCGAACGTTTCGCCAAAACCTGGCCTTTCTCGGGCCGCAAGACCGAACTGCTGGAAGGCGGCTTGCGTATTCCAGCCGTCGTGCGCTGGCCACGCGGCATTCCCGCCGGCCAGACCAGCGAGCAGACCATCATCAGCATGGACTGGATGCCGACCTTCCTCGAACTGGCCAAGACCGCGCCCGATCCGCAATATCCGATGGACGGCATGAGCCTTGTGCGCACGCTGGCGGGAACGGCGCCGGTCACGGCGCGCAAGTTTTTCTGGCGTTACAAGAACCTGGAGCAGCAGGCGATGCGCGATGGCGACTGGAAATATCTCAAGATCAAGAACAACACATTTCTGTTCAATGTTGTTGACGATCCGATGGAGCGCGCCAACCACAAGACACGCAATCCGGCGCTGTTCGAGCGGATGGTCGCCGACTATGCGGCCTGGAATGCCACCATGCTGCCGGTCGATCCGAAATCCTTCACGGCCGGGTTCAGTGGCGCTGACATGGCCGATCACTTCGGCGTCGAGCCGCCGCCCCGGCCGCGCTAG
- a CDS encoding polysaccharide deacetylase family protein, giving the protein MENALYDYSPITDRPKLVWPNGARVAFYVGLNVEHFELGKPSTSIWQGTANLVPDPLNHGWRDYGARVGIWRMIESFDRYGIRPSVLLNSDVAAHYPQIIEAGRKRGWAWLAHGKTNSMLHANMESDEERRFLKAVTETIAQATSQHPKGWMGPGLTETLATPKLLKELGYSYVLDWTADDQPFALNVPGMMSVPYSVELNDLMLFTGSGMTGEDFYRTVVDQFDQLYADGALTGRVMALALHPFVTGQAFRAKYLDKALAYIASHDGVWLTTSDEIAAHAAATAQRPALAKA; this is encoded by the coding sequence ATGGAAAACGCTCTCTATGACTACTCGCCCATCACCGACCGGCCGAAGCTCGTCTGGCCAAACGGCGCTCGTGTGGCCTTCTATGTCGGCCTCAATGTCGAGCATTTCGAACTCGGCAAACCGTCCACCAGCATCTGGCAGGGCACTGCCAATCTCGTGCCCGATCCGCTGAACCACGGTTGGCGCGACTATGGCGCGCGTGTTGGCATCTGGCGGATGATCGAGAGTTTTGACCGCTACGGCATCCGCCCCTCGGTGTTGCTGAATTCCGATGTCGCCGCGCACTATCCGCAGATCATCGAAGCCGGCCGCAAGCGCGGCTGGGCCTGGCTTGCCCATGGCAAAACCAATTCCATGCTCCACGCCAACATGGAATCTGACGAGGAGCGCCGTTTTCTCAAAGCGGTGACGGAGACGATCGCCCAGGCCACCAGCCAACACCCGAAAGGCTGGATGGGGCCGGGGCTCACCGAAACCCTGGCGACCCCGAAGCTTCTCAAGGAACTCGGCTATTCCTATGTGCTCGATTGGACGGCCGACGATCAGCCCTTTGCCCTCAATGTGCCGGGCATGATGTCGGTGCCTTATTCGGTGGAACTGAACGATCTGATGCTGTTCACCGGTAGCGGCATGACCGGCGAGGATTTTTATCGCACCGTCGTCGACCAGTTCGACCAGCTCTATGCCGATGGCGCATTGACCGGCCGCGTCATGGCGCTGGCGCTGCATCCCTTCGTGACGGGCCAGGCCTTCCGCGCCAAATATCTCGACAAGGCGCTCGCCTATATCGCTTCGCACGACGGGGTCTGGCTCACCACCAGCGACGAGATCGCTGCCCATGCGGCGGCAACGGCGCAACGACCTGCGCTGGCCAAGGCCTGA
- a CDS encoding LysR family transcriptional regulator: MDHVGALGVFVQAADARSFTTAGHQLGISSSAVGKAITRLEERLGTRLFHRSTRTITLTPEGAMFLERCRRILGEIEAAEMELAQAQGAPRGTLRVSLPIVNALMMPAFNAFMRAYPEVQLDLDFSDQLVDVIDGGFDAVIRAGEVSDSRLMSRVLGEFHLKLVASPAYLARKGTPHRPEDLLAHACLLHKFATSRKFERWPLRRAGRDLDLALPPAAIANTIEPLLQMAEDGLGIACLPDMMLHQQLKHGRLKTVLDDYVSHAGTMRILWPSSRYLAPKLRVFIDFMSETLFQET; the protein is encoded by the coding sequence ATGGATCATGTCGGCGCGCTCGGCGTCTTCGTTCAAGCAGCGGATGCCCGCAGTTTCACGACCGCTGGCCACCAGCTCGGCATTTCCTCATCGGCGGTCGGCAAAGCGATCACGCGGCTCGAGGAACGGCTCGGCACGCGCCTGTTCCACCGCTCGACCCGGACGATCACGCTGACGCCGGAAGGCGCCATGTTCCTTGAACGCTGCCGGCGCATCCTCGGCGAGATCGAGGCGGCCGAGATGGAACTGGCCCAGGCTCAGGGCGCGCCGCGCGGCACGCTACGCGTCAGCCTGCCGATCGTGAACGCGCTGATGATGCCGGCCTTCAACGCTTTCATGCGCGCTTACCCGGAGGTGCAGCTCGATCTCGATTTCAGCGATCAGCTGGTCGACGTGATCGACGGCGGTTTCGACGCCGTCATCCGCGCCGGCGAGGTTTCGGACTCGCGTCTGATGAGCCGCGTCCTGGGGGAGTTTCATCTCAAGCTCGTCGCTTCCCCGGCCTATCTGGCGCGCAAGGGCACGCCGCATCGTCCGGAAGACCTCCTGGCGCACGCCTGCCTGCTGCATAAATTCGCGACCAGCCGCAAGTTCGAGCGCTGGCCGCTGCGGCGCGCCGGCAGGGATCTGGACCTGGCGCTGCCGCCAGCCGCCATCGCCAACACGATCGAGCCGCTGCTGCAGATGGCCGAGGACGGGCTCGGCATCGCCTGCCTGCCCGACATGATGCTGCACCAACAGCTCAAACACGGGCGCCTGAAAACTGTGCTCGATGATTATGTTTCTCATGCCGGCACGATGCGGATCCTGTGGCCCTCCAGCCGCTATCTGGCGCCGAAGCTGCGGGTGTTCATCGATTTCATGAGCGAAACCCTGTTCCAGGAAACGTGA
- a CDS encoding multidrug effflux MFS transporter produces the protein MKPVLAQIGRDLTDSDIPTVAAVVPRAAIPSGPIANRGWRVLAVLSALMGFASISTDLYLPAMPAMGQALGATTGLMELTVSGYLVGFSLGQLLWGPIGDRYGRRVPVAIGLVLFVIGSAGCALSDSASAMIFWRVVQAVGACAGVALARAMVRDLYEGHRAAQMLSTLMTVMAIAPLLGPVIGGQILSLAGWRAIFWTLVGVGVLTLAALFTIPETLPAKRRNREPLRGSLLRYGQLLKQRQLLGYAGTGGFFYGGIYAYVAGTPFAYISYHHVPPQFYGLLFGVGIIGIMATNLINSWIVARFGSARLLVHGTKLAAVSGVVLAATAWTGWGGLWDLVLPLFVFVSATGFIVANSIAGALSDFPERAGAVSALVGAIHYGSGIIGSALVGAFADGTPWPMAWVIALAGLGSVSCAWLIKPTARA, from the coding sequence ATGAAACCCGTGCTCGCCCAAATTGGTCGCGATCTCACCGACAGCGACATTCCGACGGTCGCCGCTGTCGTCCCCCGCGCGGCGATCCCCAGCGGACCCATTGCCAACCGTGGCTGGCGCGTCCTCGCCGTCCTCAGCGCCCTGATGGGCTTCGCCTCGATCTCAACCGATCTCTACCTGCCAGCGATGCCGGCCATGGGCCAGGCGCTGGGCGCCACCACCGGCCTGATGGAACTGACGGTCTCGGGATATCTCGTCGGCTTCAGCCTCGGCCAACTGCTGTGGGGGCCGATCGGCGACCGCTATGGCCGCCGCGTGCCCGTGGCGATCGGGCTCGTCTTGTTCGTCATCGGCTCGGCCGGCTGCGCGCTGTCGGACAGCGCCTCGGCGATGATCTTCTGGCGCGTCGTGCAGGCGGTCGGCGCCTGCGCCGGCGTGGCGCTGGCCCGCGCCATGGTGCGTGACCTCTATGAAGGCCACCGCGCGGCGCAGATGCTGTCGACGTTGATGACCGTCATGGCCATCGCGCCCCTGCTCGGCCCTGTCATCGGTGGACAGATTTTGAGCCTCGCCGGCTGGCGCGCCATCTTCTGGACCTTGGTCGGCGTTGGCGTGTTGACGCTTGCTGCCCTGTTCACCATCCCCGAGACGCTGCCGGCCAAGCGGCGCAACCGCGAGCCGCTGCGCGGATCGCTGCTGCGTTACGGCCAATTGTTGAAGCAGCGCCAGCTGCTCGGCTATGCAGGCACCGGCGGTTTCTTCTATGGCGGCATCTATGCCTATGTCGCCGGTACGCCCTTCGCTTACATCTCCTATCACCACGTGCCACCGCAGTTTTACGGACTGCTGTTTGGTGTCGGCATCATCGGCATCATGGCGACGAACCTGATCAACTCGTGGATCGTGGCGCGTTTCGGCAGTGCCCGTCTCCTGGTTCACGGCACGAAGCTGGCAGCCGTTTCCGGCGTCGTGCTCGCGGCGACGGCCTGGACCGGATGGGGTGGGCTCTGGGACTTGGTGCTGCCGCTGTTCGTCTTCGTCTCGGCGACCGGGTTCATTGTCGCCAATTCGATCGCCGGCGCCCTCTCCGACTTTCCCGAACGTGCCGGCGCTGTCTCGGCCCTGGTCGGCGCCATCCATTACGGCAGCGGCATCATCGGCTCGGCGCTGGTCGGTGCTTTCGCCGACGGCACCCCCTGGCCGATGGCTTGGGTGATCGCGCTCGCCGGCCTTGGCAGCGTCTCATGCGCCTGGCTTATCAAGCCAACCGCGCGGGCCTAA
- a CDS encoding class I SAM-dependent methyltransferase — protein MAILINRMAIGTPPILGTGTMTADAAAKFDPARAAEYEKQSRIALAGYEACHDLAACMLTAALGAGSTATVLVAGAGGTANEIVTAARLEPGWSFVAVDPSHPMLDLAVARIEAAGLSERTEVFVGTVADLPQDRLFDAATLIGVLHHLPGGEAKQAILRDVALRLKPGAPFIMAGNHYAYASQPLMMAAWAQRWRMHGASADEIQSKLGKILQGADPPESEEAVATLLTEAGFEKPLRFFSSLFWGAWMTRRR, from the coding sequence TTGGCCATCCTGATCAACCGTATGGCCATCGGCACACCGCCGATTTTAGGAACAGGCACCATGACCGCCGATGCCGCAGCGAAATTCGATCCGGCCCGGGCCGCTGAATATGAAAAGCAAAGCCGCATCGCGCTGGCGGGCTATGAGGCCTGTCACGATCTGGCGGCTTGCATGCTCACGGCCGCCCTGGGTGCTGGCTCCACCGCCACCGTGCTGGTCGCCGGGGCCGGAGGCACGGCCAATGAGATTGTCACGGCCGCTCGGCTCGAACCAGGCTGGAGTTTTGTCGCCGTCGATCCGTCGCATCCGATGCTCGATCTGGCCGTGGCGCGTATCGAGGCCGCCGGACTGTCGGAGCGCACCGAGGTTTTTGTCGGCACCGTCGCCGATCTGCCGCAGGATCGGTTGTTCGATGCGGCGACATTGATCGGCGTGCTGCATCATCTTCCCGGCGGCGAGGCCAAACAGGCGATCCTGCGCGACGTCGCCTTGCGCCTGAAGCCGGGCGCGCCTTTCATCATGGCCGGCAATCATTATGCCTATGCCTCGCAGCCTTTGATGATGGCCGCTTGGGCGCAGCGCTGGCGCATGCATGGGGCAAGCGCCGACGAGATCCAGAGCAAGCTGGGCAAAATCCTGCAAGGCGCCGATCCGCCGGAGTCGGAAGAAGCCGTCGCCACCTTGCTGACGGAGGCGGGCTTTGAAAAGCCGCTGCGCTTTTTCTCGAGCTTGTTCTGGGGTGCCTGGATGACGCGCCGGCGCTGA
- a CDS encoding sensor domain-containing diguanylate cyclase has product MLPRKIRAIKLLAVIAMTGLISSFAYVIFDARRDAEHAAQNAAASLTTAIAQDVSRNFELYGLSLQGVIHALENPAIAEASPELRQLALFDYASKARYLNRIVILDANGRMTAQSQGETLSKESFADRDYFKFQQRAKDDNLYVSQPIQSRIDEDWIIVISRRILKEDGSFNGVVAGSISLAYFQSLFMNLNANKDDVFAVLNSDGILINRYPFSLMDIGKNFGQNGLLDAVANKQLGMFTAVSPIDGVERLYAAARVPNIPLIVTYALPEARIYTAWKQKALTLSAMMLTLCGSLAALGIILIREFRLRRRFEIKIAAAAVRLKALSRIDQLTKLPNRRAFDERSTLEWRRGARERTSLSILVIDVDHFKHYNDQNGHQSGDAALAAVAQCIKKHIKRPADFATRYGGEEFAVLLPSTALEGAEKVAEDIRKSVLLAHLSNQVSEPISVSIGVTMVMPTHASSFQEAFKVADDALYQAKAAGRNKVVIVAAGDASRAETSTDQPGRSVGSPG; this is encoded by the coding sequence ATGCTGCCGCGTAAAATCAGGGCGATCAAGCTCTTGGCTGTCATCGCGATGACAGGGCTGATCTCCTCCTTTGCGTATGTGATCTTTGACGCCAGGCGCGATGCGGAGCATGCCGCGCAGAATGCGGCGGCGAGCCTGACAACGGCCATTGCCCAGGATGTCTCGAGAAACTTCGAGCTCTATGGTCTGTCGCTACAGGGTGTCATTCACGCTCTCGAAAATCCGGCGATCGCAGAAGCGTCTCCGGAACTGCGGCAACTGGCTCTTTTCGATTATGCATCCAAGGCAAGATACCTAAATCGGATTGTCATTCTCGATGCGAACGGCCGGATGACGGCGCAATCGCAAGGCGAGACCCTGTCGAAAGAAAGCTTTGCCGATCGGGACTATTTCAAGTTCCAGCAGCGAGCGAAGGATGACAATCTCTACGTCAGCCAGCCGATTCAATCTCGGATAGATGAGGACTGGATCATCGTCATTAGCCGACGCATCTTGAAAGAAGATGGTTCGTTCAACGGCGTTGTCGCGGGCAGTATCAGCCTGGCCTATTTTCAGTCCCTTTTCATGAACTTGAATGCCAACAAGGATGATGTTTTCGCTGTCCTTAATTCCGATGGCATCCTGATCAACCGATATCCGTTCAGTCTGATGGATATAGGAAAGAATTTTGGTCAGAATGGTCTGTTGGATGCCGTTGCCAACAAGCAATTGGGCATGTTTACCGCGGTGTCTCCGATCGATGGCGTTGAACGGTTATACGCGGCGGCGCGAGTGCCGAACATTCCGCTGATCGTGACCTATGCTCTGCCAGAGGCAAGGATCTATACGGCGTGGAAGCAGAAAGCCCTGACTTTGAGCGCCATGATGCTGACCCTGTGTGGGTCCCTTGCGGCCTTGGGCATTATTCTCATTCGGGAATTTAGGCTGCGTCGCAGATTCGAAATCAAGATCGCCGCGGCGGCCGTGCGCCTCAAGGCCCTGTCGCGGATCGATCAGCTGACAAAACTTCCCAACAGACGAGCCTTCGACGAGCGCAGCACGCTCGAATGGCGGCGTGGCGCACGCGAGAGGACGTCTCTCTCCATACTCGTCATCGATGTCGATCATTTCAAACATTACAACGATCAGAATGGACATCAGTCCGGCGATGCGGCCTTGGCTGCCGTGGCGCAGTGCATCAAAAAACACATCAAACGGCCGGCGGATTTCGCAACCAGATATGGTGGCGAAGAATTTGCGGTGCTGCTGCCTTCAACGGCGCTTGAAGGGGCGGAAAAGGTCGCCGAGGACATTCGCAAGTCTGTCCTCCTCGCGCATCTTTCAAATCAGGTGAGCGAGCCCATCTCGGTGAGCATTGGTGTCACGATGGTTATGCCAACCCACGCGAGCTCCTTCCAAGAGGCATTCAAGGTGGCTGACGACGCGCTCTACCAGGCCAAGGCTGCTGGACGAAACAAAGTGGTCATTGTCGCGGCTGGAGACGCAAGCCGGGCGGAGACCTCTACGGATCAGCCCGGCCGATCCGTCGGATCGCCGGGCTAA
- a CDS encoding acyl-CoA dehydrogenase family protein — translation MATRKPITVLDTHEVTNQPPPLEGIDLFTSDYALVDAVAKADGVQHAARLSEFGGRAGSAEAIAWARDAERSAPVLENFDHYGRRIDEVRFHPAYHQLMALGLDNGIAASAWDGTPAGHVVHAALSFMLGQTDAGVICPMTMTCASVAALQADAPIGNEWARRVLAGHYDPSVRPASEKAGVTIGMAMTEKQGGSDVRANTTRAEPMDGNRDTFRLTGHKWFCSAPMSDAFLTLAYSERGLTCFLVPRWRPDGERNAGFRLMRLKDKLGDRSNASSEVEYHHAFAWRIGEEGRGIPAIMQMVQHTRLDCVIGSASTMRAALAQALWHAAHRSAFQKRLIDQPAMMSVLADLAVESEAATALGFRLAAAFDAREPLARLLTPIAKYWICKRTPGFVYEAMECLGGAGYVESGPMARLFRQSPLNAIWEGSGNVIALDVGRAMEREPEAVAALMALLTSARGRNSLYDAALPALDQTRFDEATARHRVERIALLAQAAVLLVSHNPNADAFCQLRLGNPSLAYGASAASIDTRPILDRAFPVV, via the coding sequence GTGGCGACACGCAAGCCGATCACCGTTCTCGATACCCATGAGGTGACCAACCAGCCGCCGCCGCTGGAAGGCATCGACCTGTTCACCAGCGATTATGCGCTGGTGGATGCGGTGGCCAAGGCCGATGGCGTGCAGCATGCCGCGCGGCTGTCGGAGTTCGGGGGCCGCGCCGGATCGGCTGAGGCGATCGCCTGGGCCCGCGACGCGGAACGCTCAGCCCCGGTGCTGGAGAATTTCGATCATTATGGCCGGCGCATCGACGAGGTCAGATTTCATCCCGCCTATCACCAGCTGATGGCGCTGGGGCTCGACAATGGCATTGCCGCGTCGGCCTGGGATGGCACGCCGGCCGGCCATGTGGTGCATGCGGCGCTCAGCTTCATGCTCGGCCAAACCGATGCCGGGGTCATCTGTCCGATGACGATGACCTGCGCTTCCGTCGCAGCATTGCAGGCGGATGCTCCGATCGGCAACGAATGGGCGCGGCGCGTCCTCGCCGGCCATTATGACCCGTCCGTCCGGCCGGCCTCGGAAAAGGCCGGCGTCACCATCGGCATGGCGATGACTGAGAAGCAGGGCGGATCGGACGTGCGCGCCAACACGACCCGCGCCGAACCCATGGATGGCAACCGTGACACCTTTCGGCTGACCGGGCATAAATGGTTTTGCTCGGCGCCCATGTCCGACGCTTTTCTGACGCTGGCCTATAGCGAGCGCGGCCTGACCTGCTTCCTGGTGCCGCGCTGGCGCCCGGACGGGGAGCGCAATGCCGGCTTCCGCCTTATGCGGCTGAAGGACAAGCTCGGCGACCGTTCCAACGCCTCCTCCGAGGTTGAATATCATCACGCTTTCGCCTGGCGCATCGGCGAGGAGGGGCGTGGCATTCCAGCGATCATGCAGATGGTGCAACACACGCGGCTCGACTGCGTCATCGGTTCCGCCTCGACCATGCGGGCGGCCCTGGCGCAAGCGCTCTGGCACGCGGCTCATCGTTCGGCCTTCCAGAAACGGTTGATCGACCAGCCGGCGATGATGAGCGTTCTCGCCGATCTCGCGGTCGAAAGCGAAGCCGCGACAGCCCTGGGTTTTCGCTTAGCGGCGGCCTTCGATGCGCGCGAGCCGCTCGCTCGCTTGCTGACGCCGATCGCCAAATACTGGATCTGCAAACGCACGCCGGGCTTCGTCTATGAGGCGATGGAGTGCCTGGGCGGCGCTGGTTATGTCGAAAGCGGCCCCATGGCCCGATTGTTCCGTCAGTCGCCGTTGAACGCGATCTGGGAGGGATCGGGCAATGTCATAGCGCTCGATGTCGGGCGCGCGATGGAACGCGAGCCTGAAGCTGTCGCTGCTCTGATGGCCCTGCTGACATCGGCGCGCGGGCGTAACTCTCTTTACGATGCTGCGTTGCCGGCTCTGGATCAGACCCGATTTGACGAAGCCACCGCCCGTCATCGTGTTGAACGCATTGCTCTTCTGGCGCAGGCCGCAGTTCTGCTCGTAAGCCATAATCCCAATGCGGATGCCTTCTGCCAACTGCGGCTCGGGAACCCGTCATTGGCCTACGGCGCATCCGCTGCCAGCATCGACACACGCCCCATTCTCGATCGGGCATTCCCTGTCGTGTGA
- a CDS encoding EAL domain-containing protein has translation MDARRFRIIAAAILLGLLGAIIPIATMAYTSWAIALGKEQDALNLLADRAIQRAAETFKDAKLALESIEAAALPPCSDAHIMRMRMITLNTEPVEEIGYFENGLLKCTSWGMTEGMIPKSRVDYTTPDGIGVNIRIQPGVTRAKQMTALNYGSYNALVAPSRFLDIMVEDGVSLALTNEQGMVINTLNAPDLTLVKDFVGTSKKGMTDTAIYAVARHDGLMAIAMEPRAQLADRLRGERLLLLPMGAFIAAFIVGTVIWLSRKRLSPLAELEIAVRKREFIVHYQPIIELKTGICMGAEALVRWRRPDGTLVRPDLFIPLAEESGLILPITDQVLDAVIFDLNRILIEDRTLHIAVNLCAADITTGRVLDALAEKLPQTGIRTAQIWLEATERGFIDIEAAKVTLAKARALGHSVAIDDFGTGYSNLQHLQGLPLDALKIDKSFIDTVGRNTATSSVTSHIIDMAKALGLFTVAEGIESEDQADYLRAHGVDFGQGWLFSKPLSPAEFIAYHRSRKQKYGAAPEVIHVGAV, from the coding sequence ATGGACGCGCGGCGCTTCCGCATCATCGCGGCGGCTATTCTTCTTGGCTTGCTTGGCGCGATTATTCCGATCGCCACCATGGCCTATACGTCATGGGCGATTGCCCTCGGCAAAGAACAGGACGCGTTAAACCTGCTCGCCGACCGCGCCATTCAGCGCGCGGCCGAAACGTTCAAAGACGCCAAACTGGCGCTGGAGTCGATCGAGGCCGCTGCTCTGCCGCCCTGTTCGGACGCGCATATCATGCGCATGCGCATGATCACCCTCAATACCGAGCCGGTGGAGGAGATCGGCTATTTCGAAAACGGTCTGTTGAAATGCACGTCGTGGGGCATGACGGAGGGCATGATCCCTAAGTCGCGGGTTGATTACACGACGCCCGATGGAATTGGGGTCAACATCCGGATACAGCCGGGCGTGACCCGCGCCAAACAGATGACCGCGCTGAATTATGGGTCATACAACGCGCTCGTCGCGCCGTCGCGCTTTCTCGACATCATGGTCGAGGATGGCGTGTCTCTCGCCCTCACCAACGAACAAGGGATGGTCATCAACACGCTCAACGCGCCCGATCTCACGCTTGTGAAAGACTTCGTGGGCACGTCAAAGAAGGGTATGACGGACACGGCCATCTATGCCGTTGCCCGTCACGACGGGCTGATGGCCATCGCCATGGAGCCACGCGCGCAGCTTGCCGATCGCTTGCGTGGGGAGCGGTTGCTCCTTCTGCCGATGGGTGCGTTCATCGCCGCCTTCATCGTCGGCACCGTGATCTGGCTGTCGCGGAAACGTCTCTCGCCGCTCGCCGAGCTTGAGATCGCGGTGCGCAAGCGCGAGTTCATCGTCCATTACCAGCCGATCATCGAATTGAAGACCGGCATTTGCATGGGCGCGGAGGCCCTGGTGCGGTGGAGACGGCCCGACGGCACGCTCGTGCGGCCGGACCTGTTCATTCCCCTGGCGGAAGAGAGCGGATTGATCTTGCCGATTACCGATCAGGTGCTCGACGCTGTGATCTTCGATCTCAACCGGATACTGATCGAGGATCGGACCCTGCATATCGCCGTCAACCTCTGCGCCGCCGACATCACGACCGGGCGCGTCCTTGATGCTCTGGCGGAGAAACTACCGCAGACCGGCATTCGCACCGCGCAAATCTGGCTGGAAGCGACAGAGCGCGGTTTCATCGACATCGAGGCGGCGAAAGTAACGCTCGCCAAGGCGCGGGCGCTGGGCCATTCGGTGGCGATCGACGATTTCGGTACGGGTTATTCGAACCTGCAACATCTGCAAGGCCTGCCGCTCGATGCGTTGAAAATCGACAAGTCCTTCATCGATACGGTGGGCCGCAACACGGCGACGAGTTCGGTCACGTCGCATATCATCGACATGGCCAAGGCGCTCGGCCTCTTCACCGTGGCGGAAGGCATCGAGAGCGAGGATCAGGCGGATTATCTCAGAGCCCATGGCGTCGACTTCGGGCAGGGCTGGTTGTTCTCCAAGCCGCTGTCACCAGCCGAATTCATCGCCTATCATCGGAGCCGGAAACAAAAATACGGCGCCGCCCCGGAAGTCATTCATGTTGGGGCCGTGTAG